A segment of the Nitrospiria bacterium genome:
ATCCTGGCTAGGATCCGTCCGGAGCTTTATGAAACCAAAGAGGGAATGGGGGTCTGATCGATGCGTGTTGTTTCCTGGAATGTGAACGGCATTCGTGCAGCCATGAAAAAGGATTTTCCGGCTTCCATCGAGGCCATGAACGCGGACATGTTCTGCCTTCAGGAAACCAAAGCTCAGGACAAACAGGTCCTTGAGGCCTTATCGGGCATCGATG
Coding sequences within it:
- a CDS encoding endonuclease/exonuclease/phosphatase family protein, giving the protein MRVVSWNVNGIRAAMKKDFPASIEAMNADMFCLQETKAQDKQVLEALSGID